From one Rickettsiales bacterium genomic stretch:
- a CDS encoding SDR family oxidoreductase, which produces MHLFCFGIGYVAKVISSELGKRWKVSGSHTGKREVKTNEYIFNDNVKFDLNSLQDITHILISIPPGDGGDPVFLSYLEQIKNLPKLEWIGYFSATSVYGDHQGGWVTEETEADSLSGKKRLMAEEQWLGSSLPVNILRLSAIYGHGRSAIETILSGKAIRVFKENHYFSRIHVKDISQIIQIIMDNPKIGEVYNIADDLPSAQHEVISYGCELLNIDPPEMVNVEEANLSEAMLRYYSVSKRVSNNKIKNTYNLNLLFPSYKEGLKDCIKNLGEKT; this is translated from the coding sequence ATGCATTTATTTTGCTTTGGAATAGGTTATGTAGCTAAAGTAATTTCTTCCGAGCTAGGGAAAAGATGGAAAGTAAGTGGTTCACATACAGGAAAAAGAGAAGTAAAAACTAATGAATATATATTTAATGATAATGTTAAATTTGACTTGAATTCCCTTCAGGATATCACTCATATTCTCATATCTATTCCTCCTGGTGATGGAGGAGATCCAGTGTTTTTATCTTATCTAGAGCAAATAAAAAACCTTCCTAAGTTAGAATGGATTGGTTATTTTTCAGCCACATCAGTTTATGGAGATCACCAAGGGGGATGGGTTACTGAAGAAACTGAGGCAGATAGTTTGTCAGGAAAAAAAAGATTGATGGCCGAGGAGCAATGGCTAGGGTCTAGTTTGCCAGTAAATATCCTAAGGTTGTCTGCAATTTATGGACATGGAAGATCAGCCATTGAAACTATTTTATCTGGAAAAGCTATTAGAGTTTTTAAAGAGAATCATTATTTTTCTAGAATACATGTTAAAGATATATCACAAATTATTCAGATTATTATGGATAATCCCAAAATTGGAGAAGTTTATAATATAGCTGATGATTTACCTAGTGCGCAACATGAAGTAATTTCTTATGGATGCGAATTGCTTAATATAGATCCTCCTGAAATGGTGAATGTGGAAGAGGCTAATCTATCTGAGGCTATGCTAAGGTATTATTCCGTGAGTAAGAGAGTTAGTAATAATAAAATTAAAAATACTTATAACTTAAATTTACTATTTCCCAGTTATAAAGAAGGTTTAAAAGATTGTATTAAAAATTTAGGTGAAAAAACTTAA
- a CDS encoding GNAT family N-acetyltransferase, with amino-acid sequence MISIRKAQVTDIEALLPLLEQLGYPSTKEELEKRFIHFLNKDGYGVAVACLNNKIVGFVAFSKSELFVSDMTRIHIEGITVDKSIRGQNIGKQLMEFVEKYAQRFSPAVIDLTSGLRRASEGTHEFYKKLGYKNEGLMAKLYLRKNC; translated from the coding sequence ATGATTAGCATTCGTAAAGCCCAAGTTACAGATATAGAAGCTTTACTTCCCTTATTAGAGCAACTTGGTTATCCAAGCACAAAAGAAGAATTAGAAAAAAGGTTTATCCACTTTTTAAACAAAGATGGATATGGCGTTGCTGTTGCCTGTTTAAATAATAAAATAGTTGGTTTTGTAGCTTTCTCTAAATCTGAGCTTTTTGTATCTGATATGACAAGAATTCATATTGAGGGAATTACAGTTGATAAATCCATTCGAGGACAAAACATTGGAAAACAACTGATGGAATTTGTTGAAAAATATGCCCAAAGATTTTCTCCTGCGGTTATTGATTTAACATCCGGATTAAGACGTGCAAGCGAAGGAACCCATGAGTTCTATAAAAAATTAGGCTATAAAAATGAAGGATTGATGGCAAAATTATATTTAAGAAAAAACTGTTAA
- the ileS gene encoding isoleucine--tRNA ligase: MTKHYPETQANPDVVKEEEKVLKFWKEENVFQKSIDIRPKDNSFIFYDGPPFANGLPHYGHLLTGFVKDTVARYQTMQGKRVERRFGWDCHGLPAELGAEKELGISGRIEITKFGIDKFNEQCRSSVMKYSSEWESYVTRQARWVDFKNDYKTMDTNYMESVIWAFKELYKKGLIYQAMRVMPYSWAAETPLSNFETRLDNSYRERADNSVTVSFELNTPPKSAPSNCKSYKIMAWTTTPWTLPSNLALAVHPDMDYAYVLKDETCYILANFALKNYAPEIGDQVVGSLKGSELVDLTYQPLLPYFKDHPNSFKILSGDFVLEGDGTGVVHMAPGFGEDDQILCEKQGISVVCPVDSQGKFTTEVSDFTGMNIFDANDEIIKKLKILGSWMRTEQYIHNYPHCWRTDTPLIYKAVPSWYVKVSEFKDRMVELNQQINWTPNHVKDGLFGKWLENARDWSISRNRFWGTPIPIWMSDDPRYPHIDVYGSIAELEKDFNVKIDDLHKPFIDSLTRPNPSDPTGKSVMRRVEDVFDCWFESGSMPYGQAHYPFEGQKSFPQADFIVEYSAQTRGWFYTLMVLSTALFDRPPFLNCICHGVILDSNGQKLSKRLKNYADPKELFNIYGSDSLRFLMQSSPVLKGLELLIDKDGKMVKDSLRLSIKPIWNAYNFFTLYANSDKIKSELDFSSSQLLDRYIIAKLKSSVNKIQENMDSYEIAHAYDAINEFFEILNNWYIRRSRQRFWKSEHDSDKQQAYNTLYSCLITILKASASLIPLISERIYIGLVHNDQFTAENSIHLCFFPDVSDLNDEKNLSHQMDKVREVCSASLSIRSSANIRTRQPLSKLTVYGNDLDYLSNFSDLIHDELNIKELVISNSLSEQANFKLKINFPVLGKRLAHKIKDIISANKQNLWEQQDDGSIVISGETLQNNEAQLTLEAKDPKCSQALPDNKALCVLDTKLTKELENEGLVRDLIRIIQQARKDLRFNVSDHIKLGIEFTNKDLTNLDNFIKFINEQTLSDSQFAPVLEKDFVHVIEREMEGVKVRLGISKH, translated from the coding sequence ATGACTAAACATTACCCAGAAACACAAGCCAATCCAGATGTAGTAAAAGAAGAAGAAAAAGTTCTAAAATTTTGGAAAGAAGAAAACGTGTTCCAAAAATCTATTGATATTCGCCCTAAGGATAATAGTTTTATTTTTTATGATGGACCTCCATTTGCTAATGGTCTTCCTCATTATGGCCATTTACTAACTGGTTTTGTTAAAGATACAGTTGCACGATATCAAACCATGCAGGGAAAAAGGGTAGAGCGCCGTTTTGGTTGGGATTGCCATGGTCTGCCAGCTGAACTTGGAGCTGAAAAAGAATTAGGTATTTCTGGCAGGATTGAGATCACTAAATTTGGAATTGATAAATTTAATGAACAATGTCGTTCATCTGTAATGAAGTATTCTTCTGAATGGGAATCATATGTTACTCGTCAAGCACGTTGGGTAGATTTCAAAAATGACTATAAAACCATGGATACTAATTACATGGAATCAGTAATCTGGGCATTTAAAGAATTATACAAAAAAGGCTTAATCTATCAAGCAATGAGAGTGATGCCATATTCTTGGGCAGCTGAAACTCCTTTATCAAATTTTGAAACCAGACTTGATAATTCCTATCGTGAAAGAGCAGATAATTCTGTTACCGTTAGCTTTGAATTAAACACTCCACCTAAGTCTGCCCCAAGTAATTGTAAGTCATATAAAATCATGGCATGGACCACCACTCCATGGACTCTCCCCTCAAATCTAGCTTTAGCAGTTCATCCTGATATGGACTATGCTTACGTACTGAAAGACGAGACCTGCTATATTTTGGCTAATTTTGCATTAAAAAACTATGCACCAGAAATTGGCGATCAAGTTGTTGGAAGCTTAAAAGGGTCTGAATTAGTAGACTTAACCTACCAACCATTATTGCCATATTTTAAAGATCATCCTAATAGCTTCAAAATATTATCTGGAGATTTTGTCCTAGAAGGCGATGGTACTGGCGTGGTTCATATGGCTCCAGGATTTGGTGAAGACGATCAAATACTTTGTGAAAAACAAGGAATTTCCGTAGTATGTCCTGTAGACTCTCAAGGAAAATTTACCACTGAAGTTTCAGATTTCACTGGTATGAATATATTTGATGCCAATGATGAAATAATCAAAAAACTCAAAATCTTAGGCTCTTGGATGCGCACAGAACAATATATTCATAATTACCCCCATTGCTGGAGAACAGATACTCCATTAATTTATAAAGCCGTACCTTCATGGTATGTTAAGGTTAGTGAATTTAAAGACAGAATGGTGGAATTAAACCAACAAATAAACTGGACGCCTAATCATGTTAAAGATGGATTATTTGGAAAATGGCTAGAAAATGCTCGTGACTGGTCAATAAGTCGCAATAGATTTTGGGGAACTCCTATTCCTATCTGGATGTCTGATGATCCACGCTACCCACATATTGACGTATATGGCTCTATTGCTGAACTTGAGAAGGATTTTAATGTTAAAATAGATGATCTTCATAAACCATTTATAGATAGTTTAACTCGCCCTAATCCTAGTGATCCAACTGGAAAATCAGTAATGCGTCGGGTTGAAGATGTGTTCGACTGCTGGTTTGAAAGTGGATCCATGCCTTACGGACAGGCGCATTATCCGTTTGAAGGACAGAAAAGTTTTCCTCAAGCAGATTTTATTGTTGAATACTCAGCACAAACACGTGGATGGTTTTATACACTCATGGTATTATCAACCGCTCTATTTGATCGTCCACCGTTCTTAAATTGTATTTGCCATGGAGTAATTTTAGATTCTAACGGACAAAAACTTTCAAAGCGCCTAAAAAACTATGCTGACCCTAAAGAACTATTCAATATTTATGGATCAGATAGTTTACGCTTCCTTATGCAATCTTCTCCTGTTCTCAAGGGACTTGAATTATTAATTGATAAAGATGGAAAAATGGTAAAAGATTCATTACGTCTTTCAATTAAACCAATATGGAACGCTTATAATTTTTTCACTCTTTATGCAAATTCAGATAAAATAAAATCTGAACTTGATTTTTCATCAAGTCAACTTTTAGATCGATATATTATTGCTAAATTAAAATCCAGTGTAAATAAAATCCAAGAAAATATGGATTCGTATGAAATTGCTCATGCTTATGATGCAATCAATGAGTTTTTTGAAATTCTAAATAATTGGTATATTCGTCGTAGCCGCCAACGCTTCTGGAAATCAGAACATGACAGCGATAAACAACAAGCTTATAACACATTATATAGCTGTTTAATAACCATTTTAAAAGCTTCAGCTTCTTTGATTCCATTAATTTCCGAAAGGATCTATATAGGTTTAGTACATAATGATCAATTTACAGCAGAAAACTCTATTCATTTATGCTTCTTCCCTGATGTAAGCGATCTCAATGATGAAAAGAATCTAAGCCACCAAATGGATAAAGTACGCGAAGTATGCAGCGCGTCACTTTCTATTCGTAGCAGCGCTAATATTCGCACCAGACAGCCTTTATCTAAATTAACGGTTTATGGAAATGATTTAGATTATCTATCTAATTTTTCTGATTTAATTCATGATGAATTAAATATCAAAGAATTAGTTATAAGTAACTCCTTGTCAGAGCAGGCTAATTTTAAACTGAAGATTAATTTTCCTGTTTTAGGAAAACGACTGGCTCATAAAATAAAAGATATTATCTCTGCCAATAAGCAAAACTTATGGGAGCAACAAGATGATGGATCCATTGTTATATCAGGTGAAACACTACAAAACAATGAAGCGCAACTAACTCTAGAAGCCAAAGATCCAAAATGCAGCCAAGCTTTGCCTGACAATAAAGCATTATGCGTACTAGATACTAAATTAACAAAAGAATTAGAAAATGAGGGATTAGTTCGTGATCTTATAAGAATAATCCAACAGGCTAGAAAAGACCTGAGATTCAATGTTTCTGATCATATAAAACTAGGTATTGAATTCACCAACAAAGATTTAACAAACCTTGATAACTTTATAAAGTTTATTAATGAGCAAACCTTGTCTGACAGTCAATTTGCACCTGTATTAGAAAAAGACTTTGTTCATGTCATAGAAAGAGAAATGGAAGGAGTCAAAGTGAGACTAGGCATATCCAAACATTAA
- a CDS encoding CarD family transcriptional regulator, translating to MSVSEDFKVGDQVVYPSHGVGEIIGEEVQIVGGMELRVYIISMLKEKMTLRVPVKRASVAGLRLLCSSEKLKSAFTILQKKSKTSKGMWSKRAQEYELKINSGDIHSLAEVVRDLYKNADDPDRSYSERIIYESALNRLAGEFAAVKGISIDKAITIVTDSLYEKEYAA from the coding sequence ATGTCCGTATCTGAAGATTTTAAAGTTGGCGATCAAGTGGTTTACCCTTCTCATGGAGTGGGAGAAATTATTGGTGAAGAAGTACAAATTGTTGGTGGAATGGAGCTGAGAGTATATATTATTTCTATGCTTAAGGAAAAAATGACCTTGCGAGTACCTGTAAAACGAGCGTCTGTTGCCGGACTTAGACTCCTGTGCTCATCTGAGAAACTAAAAAGCGCTTTTACGATTTTACAAAAAAAATCTAAAACTTCAAAAGGGATGTGGAGCAAAAGAGCACAAGAATATGAACTTAAAATCAACTCCGGAGATATTCACTCCCTAGCTGAAGTGGTGAGGGATTTATATAAGAACGCAGATGATCCAGATAGATCATACAGCGAACGAATCATATATGAATCTGCACTAAATCGGTTAGCTGGTGAATTTGCAGCCGTAAAAGGAATATCTATCGATAAAGCGATCACTATCGTTACAGATTCGCTTTACGAAAAAGAATATGCTGCATAA
- a CDS encoding phosphatidylserine decarboxylase: MDILKNFIPPIHKEGFIFIIIFLIVTIVLSYFSNFLGIIGLVASIWCFFFFRDPARIAPIGDNLIISPADGVVQKIEEVDPPSNLEMKKGKMTRVSIFLNVFNVHVNRVPATGTIKKLYYHPGKFFNASLDKASEFNERQEVLMTMSNGKEVAFSQIAGLIARRIVCDLKENEEVKAGERFGIIRFGSRMDVYLPKGINPLVSVGQTMIAGESIIADLEDKEGRLGELR; encoded by the coding sequence ATGGACATACTTAAAAACTTTATACCCCCAATTCATAAGGAAGGATTTATCTTTATAATTATCTTCCTTATTGTTACTATAGTCTTGTCATATTTCTCTAATTTCCTAGGCATAATAGGATTGGTTGCTAGCATATGGTGTTTTTTCTTCTTTCGCGACCCGGCAAGAATAGCGCCAATTGGTGATAATTTAATAATTAGCCCTGCAGATGGAGTTGTTCAAAAAATAGAAGAAGTTGACCCTCCAAGTAATTTGGAAATGAAAAAAGGAAAAATGACAAGGGTTAGTATCTTCTTAAACGTTTTTAACGTGCATGTGAATCGTGTACCAGCCACTGGAACTATCAAGAAATTATATTACCACCCAGGAAAATTCTTCAATGCCTCTCTTGATAAAGCAAGTGAGTTCAATGAACGACAAGAAGTTTTAATGACTATGAGCAATGGGAAAGAAGTGGCATTTTCTCAAATAGCCGGACTAATTGCTCGCCGTATAGTATGTGACTTAAAAGAAAATGAAGAAGTTAAAGCTGGAGAAAGATTTGGAATCATAAGGTTCGGCAGTAGAATGGATGTATATTTACCAAAAGGCATAAATCCCTTAGTATCTGTTGGTCAAACAATGATCGCTGGAGAATCCATAATTGCTGATTTGGAAGATAAGGAAGGTCGCTTAGGGGAGCTACGCTAA
- a CDS encoding phosphatidylcholine/phosphatidylserine synthase, with product MPPKTKSKTNKITELPVSRLFPNIVTIIAICFGFTSVRYALGGQWDTSINFIVIAGFLDMVDGRLARFLKATSNFGAQLDSLADFINFGIAPALVMYLWILEKIEIKGLGWAIALSYVICTTIRLARFNSDLADENRPDWKNGFFAGIPSPAGAYLSIMPIMLSFETEIINYIPPVVIGVYIIIMGIMMASRIPTFSTKRLVIKKENTSLILVLVGLIVGAIIIKPWAILPVLGLLYLCSIPFSIKYYRKISSTFQ from the coding sequence ATGCCTCCTAAGACCAAATCTAAGACAAATAAAATTACTGAATTACCCGTTAGCCGTTTATTTCCTAATATAGTCACTATAATAGCTATATGCTTTGGGTTCACTTCCGTTCGCTATGCTCTAGGAGGTCAATGGGATACTTCTATAAATTTTATTGTTATCGCGGGATTTTTAGACATGGTTGATGGACGACTAGCAAGGTTTCTAAAAGCAACCAGCAACTTTGGAGCTCAACTTGATTCTTTAGCAGATTTTATAAATTTTGGTATAGCTCCTGCTTTGGTTATGTATTTATGGATTTTAGAGAAAATTGAAATAAAAGGACTTGGATGGGCTATAGCTTTATCTTATGTTATATGCACTACAATAAGATTAGCTAGATTTAATTCTGACTTAGCAGATGAAAACAGACCTGATTGGAAAAACGGATTCTTCGCAGGAATCCCTTCTCCTGCAGGTGCATATCTCTCTATTATGCCCATAATGTTAAGTTTTGAAACTGAGATAATAAATTACATTCCGCCCGTTGTAATAGGTGTTTATATAATCATCATGGGAATAATGATGGCCAGTAGAATCCCAACTTTTTCTACTAAAAGACTAGTTATAAAAAAAGAGAATACATCTCTAATATTAGTTTTAGTTGGACTAATCGTTGGAGCGATTATTATCAAACCTTGGGCGATTCTACCAGTCTTAGGCTTATTATATCTCTGCTCTATTCCTTTTAGCATTAAGTATTATCGTAAAATATCTTCAACATTTCAGTAA
- a CDS encoding DUF374 domain-containing protein — protein MPIINPFKLPSSAIVSDHNDGRLIGKVIEQAGVELIFGSSNRRRLSSLKEILTYIKKGFNFLITPDGPRGPNREINGAIINIASNTGLPIIPAICSAKSAKIFSSWDSFMIPYPFTEIEIIFSKPIHIPKKMNNEEKIQYTKLLRDDLNKITNLADSKVGR, from the coding sequence ATGCCAATTATAAATCCTTTTAAGCTACCCTCTTCCGCAATAGTTTCTGATCACAATGATGGTCGTTTAATTGGTAAAGTAATAGAACAAGCTGGAGTAGAACTAATATTTGGTTCAAGCAACAGAAGAAGACTTTCGTCTCTAAAAGAAATTCTTACTTATATAAAAAAAGGATTCAATTTTCTAATTACTCCAGATGGCCCAAGGGGCCCCAATAGAGAAATAAATGGAGCTATTATAAATATTGCCAGTAACACAGGATTACCAATTATTCCAGCCATATGCTCAGCAAAGTCTGCTAAAATATTTAGTAGTTGGGACAGTTTTATGATCCCATATCCTTTTACTGAAATAGAAATTATTTTCTCAAAACCTATTCATATTCCTAAAAAGATGAATAATGAAGAAAAAATTCAATATACAAAATTACTGCGTGATGATTTAAATAAAATAACCAATCTTGCAGACTCTAAGGTTGGAAGATAA
- a CDS encoding 3-deoxy-D-manno-octulosonic acid transferase: MYQIYKFISILIYPLIRILLLKRVDNGKEDPDRYVEKLGFFNISRPSGKLIWFHAASIGEFNAILPIIRSISSEFPSINILVTTVTITAAKIAKNNLPRNAIHQFAPLDCHNIVKRFIDYWQPNLSIWTESEFWPNMLVLASNRTKLVLINARLSEKSFSRWRCAKPLAKSILGLFSLILTQNRESKVFIEKLGVKNVIESGNLKFIAENFSFNSKEIEAFKKQVEERPVVMAASTHPGEEDIFIQIQKNLQEHNLLTIIAPRHPIRTEEVLNLLQKSNLNFITRSSKEKITNNTDVLLVDTLGEFGLFYRLSNIVCIGGSWTRIGHNFIEPAKLRNIIIFGPNMDNSREVSDLFLNKKAAISAKNTSEIQKLIENYILNPQDFYTYQDNAENTVNEMNKIKDVVMNYIRPYINKIIT, translated from the coding sequence ATGTACCAAATATATAAATTCATTTCTATATTAATTTACCCTCTAATCCGAATCCTGTTATTAAAAAGAGTTGATAATGGCAAAGAAGATCCAGATCGTTATGTAGAAAAACTAGGATTTTTTAATATATCAAGACCTTCAGGCAAATTGATATGGTTTCACGCTGCAAGCATTGGCGAATTTAACGCTATTTTACCAATAATTAGATCTATATCCTCTGAATTTCCTTCAATAAATATATTAGTTACCACCGTCACTATCACGGCTGCTAAAATAGCTAAAAACAATTTACCTAGGAATGCAATACATCAATTTGCTCCGCTTGATTGCCACAATATAGTAAAAAGATTTATAGATTATTGGCAACCTAATTTATCTATTTGGACAGAATCTGAATTCTGGCCCAATATGCTTGTATTAGCAAGCAATAGAACTAAATTAGTATTAATTAATGCTAGATTATCAGAAAAATCATTTTCAAGATGGAGATGTGCAAAACCTTTAGCAAAATCGATTTTAGGCCTCTTTAGCCTAATATTAACTCAGAATAGAGAGAGTAAAGTTTTTATTGAGAAGCTAGGTGTAAAAAATGTCATAGAATCTGGAAATCTTAAATTCATAGCAGAAAACTTTAGCTTTAACTCAAAAGAAATAGAAGCTTTTAAGAAACAAGTTGAAGAACGCCCTGTTGTAATGGCAGCCAGCACTCACCCAGGTGAAGAAGATATATTCATTCAAATTCAAAAAAATTTACAAGAACATAATTTATTGACTATAATTGCCCCACGCCACCCAATTCGCACAGAAGAAGTGTTAAATCTTCTACAAAAATCTAATTTAAATTTTATTACCAGATCAAGTAAAGAAAAAATCACTAATAATACTGATGTATTATTAGTGGACACTTTAGGAGAATTTGGTTTATTCTACCGCCTCAGCAATATTGTATGCATAGGAGGATCATGGACTAGAATAGGACATAATTTTATAGAACCTGCAAAACTAAGAAATATTATTATATTTGGCCCTAATATGGATAATTCACGAGAAGTATCTGATTTATTCTTGAATAAAAAAGCAGCTATTAGCGCAAAAAACACCTCAGAAATTCAAAAATTAATTGAAAATTATATACTTAATCCACAGGATTTTTATACTTATCAAGATAATGCTGAAAACACAGTCAATGAAATGAATAAAATAAAAGATGTGGTAATGAATTATATAAGACCATATATTAATAAAATAATAACTTAA
- a CDS encoding transcriptional repressor: MNDICNSHHECIDSAIRVAESICLERRLQFTPLRRSVFKLIWQSHSPLKAYDILDQLQKKDSSAKPITIYRTLDFLIENRMIHKIESQNTYFGCSHPRESHNCYFTICSKCNVVSEGCTNNFLTPIYDDLKKEKFLVKHITFEIHGICKNCY, encoded by the coding sequence ATGAATGATATATGTAATTCTCACCATGAATGTATAGACTCAGCTATTAGGGTAGCTGAAAGTATATGCTTAGAGCGTAGATTGCAATTCACACCATTACGTAGAAGTGTATTTAAATTAATTTGGCAAAGTCATTCGCCATTAAAAGCTTATGATATTTTAGATCAGCTGCAAAAGAAAGACTCTTCGGCAAAACCAATTACAATTTATCGTACTTTAGATTTTTTAATTGAAAATAGAATGATTCATAAAATAGAAAGTCAGAATACTTACTTTGGTTGTTCTCACCCGAGAGAATCACATAATTGTTATTTTACTATATGTAGTAAGTGTAATGTAGTAAGTGAGGGATGTACAAATAACTTTTTAACTCCTATTTATGATGACCTTAAAAAAGAAAAATTCTTGGTAAAACATATTACTTTTGAAATACATGGAATTTGTAAAAACTGTTATTAA
- a CDS encoding succinate dehydrogenase assembly factor 2 — protein MEDITIYRKKLFYKSANRGWKETDLLLGEFTKQHINDFSLQELIMLDAILDEPDGDIFNWITKKISIPEKHDNEVMALLQNFRIFNC, from the coding sequence ATGGAAGATATTACTATATACAGAAAAAAGCTTTTTTATAAAAGCGCTAATCGTGGATGGAAAGAGACAGATTTGTTACTGGGAGAGTTTACTAAACAACATATTAATGATTTTAGTCTCCAAGAATTAATTATGCTTGATGCTATTCTTGATGAACCAGATGGAGATATTTTTAACTGGATTACAAAAAAAATATCTATTCCAGAGAAGCATGATAATGAGGTGATGGCTTTGCTTCAGAATTTTAGAATTTTTAATTGTTAG
- a CDS encoding HlyD family secretion protein, which translates to MSKNINIKKLMISSLIILLLILGIFLFFRKDTAFTDNAYLKSDIVIIRPKVTGYITEVYVDDNQDVKTNQIIAKIDDRDYKLKVMLEEAKVAAANARLDNITQTLNIKELDINKAILEKNSAKVSFEVANNELKRAESLVKNKSISQQTLEKKRDLQNSLKNDYSAAEFNYKEAILNRDITISKLNEAKAFLNDAKIKLDLALVDLEYTTIRAPNEGKISRRSLQIGQLASPQTALAYLVQRNIWVEANFKETKIGKMKPGQASIVTVDSFKGVKFKAKVDGLSPATGGEFSILPPENATGNFTKIVQRIPVKIIFDSNQDLSLLKSGLSCEVKVEF; encoded by the coding sequence ATGAGTAAAAATATAAATATTAAAAAATTGATGATAAGCAGCTTAATAATCCTTCTGCTAATATTAGGTATATTTTTGTTTTTTCGTAAAGACACAGCTTTCACAGATAATGCATATTTAAAATCAGATATTGTAATTATAAGACCTAAAGTAACCGGATATATAACTGAAGTGTATGTTGACGATAATCAAGATGTGAAGACCAATCAAATAATAGCTAAAATTGATGACAGAGATTACAAACTTAAAGTTATGCTCGAAGAAGCAAAAGTTGCAGCTGCCAATGCTAGATTAGATAATATAACTCAAACACTTAATATAAAAGAGCTAGATATTAATAAAGCTATCCTAGAGAAAAATTCTGCTAAAGTTAGTTTTGAAGTAGCTAACAACGAACTTAAAAGAGCAGAGTCTTTGGTGAAAAACAAAAGTATTTCACAACAAACTTTAGAAAAAAAACGTGACTTACAAAACAGCTTAAAGAATGATTATTCTGCCGCAGAATTTAATTATAAAGAAGCAATATTAAATAGAGACATCACAATCTCTAAGCTTAATGAAGCAAAAGCCTTTCTTAACGATGCTAAGATTAAATTAGATTTAGCCTTAGTGGATTTAGAGTATACCACTATCAGAGCCCCTAACGAAGGAAAAATAAGCCGTAGGTCCTTACAAATAGGACAGCTAGCTTCTCCACAAACGGCTTTAGCCTATTTAGTTCAGCGTAATATCTGGGTTGAAGCTAATTTTAAAGAAACCAAAATAGGAAAGATGAAACCCGGTCAAGCATCTATAGTTACGGTTGATAGTTTTAAAGGAGTTAAATTCAAAGCTAAAGTAGATGGATTATCTCCAGCTACCGGAGGAGAATTCAGCATATTACCTCCTGAAAATGCTACAGGGAATTTTACTAAAATAGTCCAAAGAATCCCTGTAAAAATTATTTTTGACTCAAATCAAGATTTATCTCTATTAAAGTCTGGATTATCTTGCGAGGTGAAGGTTGAGTTCTAA